A genomic window from Halomonas sp. LR3S48 includes:
- a CDS encoding S41 family peptidase → MRNALALHVRAPGNAVCRLALLTLAGLLASVPADAKAQSGQVGLPRFPSISPDGSELIFSWRGDLWRASSSGGEAVRLTRHNLDDLHSSWSPDGEWIVFASMRDGYLNLWRMRRDGSQLTQLTHGDQHLRNPSFGRNEDGEPVITFSGMLEADVYRDQRPYLLSPEGGEYTRLHDAFGSEPQLSPDGKRVVFTRGGAYHDWNRRHYRGPDAMNVWLHELGTDRFEPLTERNGDDGMARWVDEDTLLFMSDREDQTVNLYRMELDAERTIERLTQFDEHDLQHFDVSQDGGTAVLQIWDTLMTLALEEPNAEPEPIALRAPDDGRDNHSLRRIDRDVSEAALSPDGQTMAYIAYGRVYVRHVDEQSPTRLVTPGTHARHHSLAWSPDGLRLYFVNDADGSESIYEARVTLTRDEVRRSHERQRARSRVSARHWDGDSSVSLASANADVDPNADLDPDLQEVPEEDSDHDYNPDLAVRGEEPEDPFAPQDPGFILDPVLIPRPGDPADVPPPPQEPQVEVESIPEEELEEEPPEDLPSNRDPTRWHDAIQFDVSPVVADDTNDREVSPSPDGRSLAFRRGRGDLVILDLESGEERTLIEGWDSFMQWRWSPDSRYIAYSQNDLDFSANIFVVPADGSEAPVNITRHPRNDLNPRWSADSRKLTFISNRSGENYDLYRVYLDRDIETYTPRELSTYYRNAREEARGRSPLPVDDGRGTEAAARDAVELDLENAWRRIERITATPTHQTANEMTPGGDRYVFNDGSAGLVAMDWDGSNRTRIGPTANVQQLNLTGEQVVYIVNGRVGVANLSGGGSPRYLDISDRLRIDLRQQALQKFHEAARVIGENFYRTDLKGLDWPAVVADYASLIRRARTSSEFSDITNRLMGELAASHMGVSNPGPVSALREPSGRLGIEYEGIVSQQDGRLGYRVTEVLPEGPASRGPMPLARGDIITAIGLLPFEEHETLLQRLSGQVDREVIVTFDRPGEDGYTEYRTMLRTVGLAELARLKYDAFREESRRRVDELSDGRLGYLHIQAMNQTSLEGFQGDLYAAAEGKDGLIIDVRNNGGGNTTDRILTSIMAGAHAYTIPAGADRGETGHYPQDRLDAPRYTLPVNMLANEKSYSNAEILAHAFTTLERGTLVGQQTYGGVISTLSHTLIDGATVRRPFRGWYLPNGTDMEHNGAMPDLPVEQTPQDEVAERDRQLERAVADLLERIDGEE, encoded by the coding sequence ATGAGGAACGCACTAGCCCTTCACGTTCGAGCGCCGGGCAATGCCGTGTGCAGGCTCGCACTGCTGACACTTGCGGGTCTGCTAGCCAGCGTGCCGGCCGACGCGAAGGCACAGTCGGGTCAGGTAGGCTTGCCGCGCTTCCCCTCCATCAGCCCGGACGGTTCGGAGCTCATCTTCAGCTGGCGCGGCGACCTGTGGCGCGCATCGAGCAGCGGCGGTGAAGCGGTACGCCTGACCCGTCACAATCTCGACGACCTGCACTCCAGTTGGAGCCCCGACGGCGAGTGGATCGTGTTCGCCTCGATGCGCGACGGCTATCTCAACCTGTGGCGAATGCGCCGCGACGGCAGCCAGCTCACTCAGCTCACCCATGGCGACCAGCACCTGCGCAATCCCTCCTTCGGCCGCAACGAGGACGGTGAGCCGGTCATCACCTTCTCGGGCATGCTCGAGGCCGATGTCTACCGCGATCAACGCCCTTACCTGCTTTCGCCGGAAGGCGGCGAGTATACCCGGCTGCACGATGCCTTCGGCTCCGAACCGCAGCTCTCACCCGACGGCAAGCGCGTCGTCTTCACCCGCGGCGGCGCCTATCACGACTGGAACCGGCGCCACTACCGCGGCCCGGATGCCATGAATGTCTGGCTGCACGAGCTCGGCACCGATCGTTTCGAACCGCTGACCGAGCGCAATGGCGACGACGGCATGGCCCGCTGGGTCGACGAGGATACCTTGCTGTTCATGTCCGACCGCGAGGACCAGACCGTCAACCTCTATCGCATGGAGCTCGACGCCGAACGTACCATCGAGCGGCTCACCCAGTTCGATGAGCATGATCTGCAGCATTTCGACGTCTCCCAGGATGGCGGCACCGCCGTGCTGCAGATCTGGGACACCCTGATGACGCTCGCGCTGGAGGAGCCGAACGCCGAGCCCGAGCCCATCGCCCTGCGCGCCCCCGACGATGGCCGCGACAACCACTCCCTGCGGCGTATCGACCGCGACGTCAGCGAGGCGGCCTTGAGCCCGGATGGCCAGACCATGGCCTATATCGCCTATGGCCGCGTCTACGTGCGTCACGTCGACGAGCAGAGTCCCACCCGGCTGGTCACGCCAGGTACTCATGCCCGTCATCACAGCCTGGCCTGGTCGCCCGACGGCCTGCGGCTCTATTTCGTCAACGATGCCGACGGCAGCGAGTCGATCTACGAGGCGCGCGTGACACTGACCCGGGACGAGGTACGGCGCAGCCATGAGCGCCAGCGTGCACGCAGCCGTGTTTCCGCCCGCCACTGGGACGGCGACTCCTCGGTCTCGCTGGCCTCGGCAAACGCTGATGTCGACCCCAACGCCGATCTCGACCCTGATCTCCAGGAGGTGCCCGAGGAAGACTCCGACCATGACTACAACCCCGACCTGGCGGTGCGTGGCGAGGAGCCGGAGGACCCCTTCGCGCCGCAGGATCCCGGCTTCATCCTCGACCCTGTCCTGATTCCGCGGCCTGGCGATCCCGCCGACGTGCCGCCGCCTCCCCAGGAGCCCCAGGTGGAGGTCGAGAGCATCCCCGAGGAGGAACTGGAAGAGGAGCCGCCCGAGGACCTTCCCAGCAACCGCGACCCGACCCGCTGGCACGATGCCATCCAGTTCGACGTCAGCCCCGTGGTTGCCGACGACACCAACGACCGCGAGGTGTCGCCTTCACCGGATGGACGCTCCCTGGCCTTCCGGCGCGGACGCGGCGACCTGGTGATACTCGATCTCGAGAGCGGCGAGGAGCGCACCCTGATCGAGGGCTGGGACAGCTTCATGCAGTGGCGTTGGTCTCCCGACAGCCGCTACATCGCCTACTCCCAGAACGACCTCGACTTCAGCGCCAATATCTTCGTGGTGCCGGCGGATGGTTCGGAAGCGCCGGTCAATATCACCCGGCATCCGCGCAACGACCTCAATCCGCGCTGGTCGGCCGACAGTCGCAAGCTGACCTTTATTTCCAACCGATCCGGCGAGAACTACGATCTCTACCGGGTCTACCTGGATCGCGACATCGAGACCTACACGCCGCGCGAACTCAGCACCTACTACCGCAACGCCCGTGAGGAAGCGCGGGGCCGCTCTCCGCTGCCGGTGGATGACGGCCGCGGTACCGAGGCAGCGGCTCGAGACGCGGTGGAGCTCGACCTGGAGAACGCCTGGCGACGCATCGAGCGCATCACCGCTACCCCGACCCACCAGACGGCCAACGAGATGACGCCAGGGGGCGACCGCTACGTCTTCAACGACGGCAGCGCAGGGCTCGTGGCGATGGATTGGGATGGCAGCAACCGGACCCGCATCGGCCCCACGGCCAACGTTCAGCAGCTCAACCTCACCGGCGAGCAGGTGGTCTACATCGTCAATGGCCGGGTGGGGGTGGCCAACCTCTCCGGTGGCGGCTCTCCCCGTTATTTGGACATTTCCGACCGGCTGCGCATCGATCTGCGCCAGCAGGCGCTGCAGAAGTTCCACGAGGCGGCCCGCGTCATCGGCGAAAACTTCTACCGTACCGACCTGAAGGGGCTGGACTGGCCAGCCGTGGTGGCGGATTACGCCTCCTTGATTCGCCGGGCTCGCACCTCCAGCGAATTCAGCGATATCACCAACCGCCTGATGGGGGAACTGGCGGCGTCGCACATGGGCGTATCCAACCCCGGGCCGGTTTCGGCGCTGCGTGAACCTTCGGGCAGGCTGGGTATCGAGTACGAGGGCATCGTCTCGCAGCAGGACGGCCGCCTCGGCTACCGCGTCACCGAGGTGTTACCGGAGGGGCCGGCGAGCCGCGGCCCCATGCCCCTTGCACGCGGGGACATCATCACCGCGATCGGCCTGCTGCCCTTCGAGGAGCACGAGACCCTGCTGCAGCGGCTGAGTGGCCAGGTAGACCGGGAAGTGATCGTCACCTTCGACCGACCGGGCGAAGACGGCTATACCGAATATCGCACCATGCTGCGGACGGTGGGCCTTGCCGAACTCGCCCGGCTGAAGTACGACGCCTTCCGCGAGGAGAGCCGGCGCCGCGTCGACGAGCTCTCCGACGGGCGTCTCGGCTATCTGCACATCCAGGCCATGAACCAGACCTCGCTGGAGGGTTTCCAGGGCGATCTCTACGCCGCGGCGGAGGGCAAGGACGGCTTGATCATCGACGTGCGCAACAATGGCGGCGGCAATACCACGGATCGCATCCTGACGTCGATCATGGCCGGGGCGCATGCCTACACGATTCCGGCGGGCGCCGACCGAGGCGAAACCGGCCACTATCCACAGGACCGCCTGGATGCGCCTCGCTATACGCTACCGGTCAACATGCTGGCCAACGAGAAGAGCTACTCCAATGCGGAGATCCTGGCACACGCCTTTACCACTCTCGAGCGCGGTACGCTGGTCGGCCAGCAGACGTACGGCGGGGTGATCTCCACTCTCAGCCACACGCTGATCGACGGCGCCACCGTGCGACGCCCCTTCCGCGGCTGGTACCTGCCGAACGGCACCGACATGGAGCACAACGGCGCCATGCCGGACCTGCCGGTCGAACAGACACCGCAGGACGAGGTGGCCGAGCGCGACCGCCAACTGGAGCGGGCAGTGGCCGATCTGCTCGAACGCATCGATGGGGAGGAGTAA
- a CDS encoding DUF3422 domain-containing protein translates to MHPQRERLHNELHARPSIYFSEPAHLYHYAFFADAQTHATMLGQLTETTGVACNADAAQQILAFDGVVLKWERHTEFSTLTLMAPKAEGSEAWAAPPAWLTKVVEAQRTVLINATLVLVESVDTWRGSAEAYGFNDPAGSQVGGGDATVWSDFHLDGAGFNRLLMLNHGLNAFRLGRMVRRLLEIETYRMMASLSLPLAKELALELEDYEVELGELSDRNAEQEEANPRPLLTALSQLSARLERSGARSRQRFSATDAYARIVFSRIEELREARVDHCPRLGTFILRRFRPTVHYCAAIHERQESLAESAARLNDLLRTRAQVEIEEQNMSILNSLDERASSQLKIQKAVEGLSIIVISYYVFSLFKLGLESLEALGVAVPPHTAATILGPLGVLIVGLLAWRIWRVKRH, encoded by the coding sequence ATGCACCCCCAACGAGAACGACTGCACAACGAACTGCACGCCCGCCCCTCGATCTATTTCTCCGAGCCGGCGCACCTCTATCATTACGCCTTCTTCGCCGATGCTCAGACACACGCCACCATGCTGGGGCAACTGACTGAGACGACCGGTGTCGCCTGCAATGCCGATGCGGCCCAGCAGATCCTTGCCTTTGACGGCGTGGTGCTGAAGTGGGAGCGTCATACCGAGTTTTCCACCCTGACCCTGATGGCGCCCAAAGCCGAAGGAAGCGAGGCCTGGGCCGCCCCGCCGGCTTGGTTGACGAAAGTCGTCGAGGCGCAGCGGACCGTTCTGATCAACGCCACCCTGGTGCTGGTGGAGAGCGTCGATACCTGGCGGGGCAGCGCCGAGGCGTACGGTTTCAACGACCCGGCCGGTTCGCAGGTGGGCGGTGGTGACGCCACGGTGTGGAGCGATTTTCACCTCGATGGTGCTGGCTTCAACCGTCTGTTGATGCTCAACCATGGCCTCAATGCCTTCCGCCTGGGGCGCATGGTGCGTCGTCTGCTGGAAATCGAAACCTACCGCATGATGGCCTCGCTCTCGCTGCCCCTGGCCAAGGAGCTGGCGCTCGAACTGGAGGATTACGAGGTCGAGCTGGGCGAGCTATCCGATCGAAACGCCGAGCAGGAAGAGGCCAATCCGCGGCCACTGCTGACGGCGCTGTCGCAGCTTTCTGCGCGACTGGAACGCAGCGGTGCCCGCTCGCGTCAACGCTTCAGTGCCACGGATGCCTATGCGCGCATCGTGTTTTCCCGTATCGAGGAGCTCAGGGAGGCGAGAGTCGATCACTGCCCGCGACTGGGCACCTTCATCCTGCGGCGCTTTCGCCCAACGGTGCACTATTGTGCCGCCATTCACGAGCGTCAGGAGAGTCTGGCCGAGAGCGCTGCCCGTTTGAACGACCTGTTGCGCACCCGCGCCCAGGTGGAGATCGAAGAGCAGAACATGAGCATCCTCAACAGCCTCGACGAGCGGGCGAGCAGCCAGCTCAAGATCCAGAAAGCGGTGGAGGGGCTCTCGATCATCGTCATCAGCTACTATGTGTTCAGCCTGTTCAAGCTGGGCCTGGAGAGCCTGGAGGCGCTGGGCGTCGCGGTCCCGCCCCACACCGCGGCGACCATCCTCGGGCCACTGGGCGTGTTGATCGTCGGCCTGCTGGCCTGGCGGATCTGGCGGGTGAAGCGGCACTGA
- a CDS encoding antibiotic biosynthesis monooxygenase family protein, protein MTRIAKTPEPPYYAVIFTSLRTAGDNGYGLMAERMAELAAQQPGFLGLESAREELGVTVSYWESLEAIQRWKQHVEHREAQRLGRNDWYAAFQVRIAKVERDYAFGERNGAEG, encoded by the coding sequence ATGACCCGCATTGCGAAAACACCGGAGCCACCTTACTACGCGGTCATCTTCACCTCGCTGCGCACCGCGGGCGATAACGGCTATGGGCTGATGGCCGAGCGCATGGCCGAACTGGCGGCCCAGCAGCCGGGCTTTCTCGGGCTGGAATCGGCGCGCGAGGAGCTGGGCGTGACGGTCTCCTACTGGGAGAGCCTGGAGGCGATCCAGCGCTGGAAGCAGCACGTGGAACACCGCGAAGCGCAACGCCTCGGCCGCAACGACTGGTACGCCGCCTTCCAGGTACGCATCGCCAAGGTCGAGCGCGACTACGCTTTCGGCGAGCGCAACGGCGCCGAAGGCTGA
- a CDS encoding alpha/beta hydrolase, translated as MTFKRTVIALLATLWFGPTAQAGEVTYHRFASEILGRDYHYSLYLPDGYHETNQAYPILYLLHGSFGSERDWVESGGIEQVADRMIRDGIIPPTVIVMPGSESWWIDGHNEAARTALLDELMPYVEETWRVVPQREWRAMAGLSAGGYGTLNFVFERPELFAAAAALSPASYHPLPPRNSSAWRHPAFLDAAGNFDEALWQRRNYTAYLDRYLEREEVVPLYLSAGNRDVYNAEHHARLVRQALAPHQPDLVEMEVFSGGHTWRVWRASLPNALAWMGRFLQGPVPLEALVEEQTVNP; from the coding sequence ATGACATTCAAGCGCACCGTAATCGCTCTGTTGGCGACGTTGTGGTTTGGACCGACGGCCCAGGCCGGCGAAGTGACCTATCACCGTTTCGCTTCGGAGATCCTGGGACGCGACTATCACTATTCCCTCTACTTGCCCGACGGCTATCACGAGACGAACCAGGCCTATCCCATTCTCTACTTGCTGCATGGCTCGTTCGGCAGCGAGCGGGATTGGGTCGAAAGCGGCGGCATCGAGCAGGTGGCCGACCGCATGATTCGGGATGGCATCATTCCACCGACGGTCATCGTCATGCCCGGCAGCGAAAGCTGGTGGATCGACGGTCACAACGAAGCGGCGCGCACGGCCTTGCTCGACGAGCTCATGCCGTACGTCGAGGAGACCTGGCGGGTCGTGCCTCAGCGTGAATGGCGCGCCATGGCCGGGCTCTCCGCGGGAGGCTATGGCACCCTCAACTTCGTGTTCGAACGCCCCGAGCTGTTTGCCGCCGCTGCCGCCCTTAGCCCGGCGAGCTACCATCCACTGCCGCCCCGGAACTCCTCGGCCTGGCGTCACCCCGCTTTCCTCGATGCCGCGGGTAACTTCGACGAGGCGCTGTGGCAGCGCCGCAACTATACCGCTTACCTGGATCGCTATCTGGAGCGAGAGGAGGTCGTACCGCTCTACCTGAGTGCGGGCAATCGCGATGTCTACAACGCGGAGCACCATGCGCGACTCGTGCGTCAGGCGTTGGCGCCACATCAACCGGACCTGGTGGAAATGGAAGTGTTCAGCGGTGGGCATACCTGGCGAGTCTGGCGGGCCAGCCTGCCCAACGCCCTGGCCTGGATGGGGCGCTTCCTGCAGGGGCCGGTGCCGCTCGAGGCCTTGGTCGAGGAGCAGACCGTCAATCCCTGA
- a CDS encoding acyltransferase family protein: MKRIEEIYWLRFYGCLAVFGFHFFDRLNQYADNVYIDLARIPTVLGTPIFIFISIFLFSARYGDRPPSGFLVKRLQYVMVPYIVYGLIYALTKYVNLRREGVPADLLDTLVEYLIYAGWHGYFLIIAMQFYAFYWLYSRYGLERWLPPAPWLVIGSLISIAYWGLTRFFDFEPPGYLLWIAPLGWIYLFFLAMLVVRHYPQLAPPRLHEIPWLARLSRPELLLAYVGLIALLTWFGWLEHSSKETWVVPLFILFTLFTVTRLRSVRATPLVKFVNRYSFGIYLAHPMFFAMVDFAHEFIPFSLFVYSLLLIVVGMTGPIAFNRVANGIPGGGTLFGKTLYVPRERQTATQAR, translated from the coding sequence ATGAAGCGGATCGAAGAAATCTACTGGCTGCGCTTTTATGGCTGCCTGGCCGTGTTCGGCTTTCACTTTTTCGATCGCTTGAATCAGTACGCCGACAACGTCTATATCGATCTGGCTCGCATCCCCACCGTGCTCGGCACGCCCATCTTCATCTTCATCTCGATTTTTCTGTTCTCGGCCCGCTATGGCGACCGGCCGCCTTCCGGCTTCCTGGTCAAGCGCCTGCAGTACGTGATGGTGCCCTACATCGTCTACGGCCTGATCTATGCACTGACAAAGTACGTGAATCTGCGCCGCGAGGGCGTGCCGGCCGATCTCCTCGACACCCTGGTCGAATATCTGATCTATGCCGGCTGGCACGGCTATTTCCTGATCATCGCCATGCAGTTCTACGCCTTCTATTGGCTCTATTCCCGCTATGGCCTGGAGCGCTGGTTGCCACCCGCTCCCTGGCTGGTGATCGGCAGCCTGATCAGTATCGCCTACTGGGGCCTGACCCGTTTCTTCGACTTCGAACCGCCGGGCTACCTGCTCTGGATCGCCCCGCTCGGCTGGATATACCTGTTCTTCCTGGCCATGCTCGTGGTACGCCATTATCCACAGCTCGCCCCGCCGCGGCTGCACGAGATTCCCTGGCTCGCACGTCTGTCACGACCGGAGCTGCTGCTGGCCTATGTCGGCTTGATCGCCCTGCTCACCTGGTTCGGCTGGCTGGAACACTCCTCCAAGGAGACCTGGGTCGTGCCGCTCTTCATCCTGTTCACGCTATTTACCGTCACGCGGCTGCGAAGTGTGCGGGCCACGCCCCTGGTGAAGTTCGTCAACCGCTATTCGTTCGGCATCTACCTGGCGCACCCCATGTTCTTCGCCATGGTGGACTTCGCCCATGAGTTCATTCCCTTCTCGCTGTTCGTCTATTCGCTGCTGCTGATCGTGGTGGGCATGACCGGCCCCATCGCGTTCAACCGGGTCGCCAACGGCATTCCCGGGGGCGGCACACTGTTCGGCAAGACACTCTACGTACCCAGGGAACGGCAGACCGCCACGCAGGCGCGCTAG
- a CDS encoding substrate-binding domain-containing protein, which yields MAGLIRWLLLPLVLALLPLPMQANERQIVLIAHANVADATLTRDTTRAIFAMRQRSWPDGQAVRVFVLPNTHPVHARFAKERLTVYPHQLQLAWDRMVFSGTGQAPSQVSSQSEMLERVATTPGALGYLEREYLDERVQVITME from the coding sequence GTGGCTGGATTGATACGTTGGCTGTTACTGCCGTTGGTGCTGGCGCTGCTACCCCTGCCCATGCAGGCCAATGAGCGGCAGATCGTACTGATCGCTCATGCGAACGTGGCCGACGCCACTCTCACCCGCGACACCACCCGGGCCATATTTGCCATGCGCCAGCGCAGTTGGCCCGATGGCCAGGCCGTCCGGGTCTTCGTGCTGCCCAATACCCACCCCGTCCACGCACGCTTCGCCAAGGAGCGTCTTACCGTTTACCCCCATCAGTTGCAGCTGGCGTGGGATCGCATGGTGTTCTCTGGAACGGGCCAGGCACCTAGCCAGGTCAGCAGCCAGTCAGAGATGCTGGAACGAGTCGCCACTACACCTGGCGCCCTTGGGTATCTGGAAAGGGAGTATCTGGATGAGAGAGTCCAAGTCATTACCATGGAGTAG
- a CDS encoding DUF3581 domain-containing protein, whose amino-acid sequence MFLDPYHTQAGAGFRISAQQASDFAKRVAGDFNPIHDAGARRFCVPGDLLFALVLSRFGLSRHMDFRFRSMVGDGILLSLEENEAGQLEIRDEEGKQYLEVGREGETNLDAAAIEAFTRCYVAFSGKNFPHVLKPLLEARGVMFNPKRPLVIYDSMGFSLDRLDLAEPSLELVDSSLEVVGKRGDVRLEFRIIDRGEPVGSGSKKLVVSGLSEYDPDAMEAIVTEFYRLKETYENAGRA is encoded by the coding sequence ATGTTTCTCGACCCTTACCATACGCAAGCGGGCGCGGGCTTCCGCATCTCCGCGCAGCAGGCCAGCGACTTCGCCAAGCGTGTCGCTGGAGACTTCAATCCCATTCACGATGCGGGAGCCCGGCGGTTCTGCGTTCCCGGCGACTTGTTGTTCGCCTTGGTGCTTAGCCGGTTCGGCCTCTCTCGGCATATGGACTTTCGCTTTCGCAGCATGGTGGGTGACGGGATCCTGCTGAGCCTGGAGGAGAACGAAGCGGGGCAGCTCGAGATCAGGGACGAAGAGGGCAAGCAATACCTCGAAGTCGGCCGCGAAGGTGAAACCAATCTCGATGCGGCAGCCATAGAAGCTTTCACGCGCTGCTACGTCGCCTTCTCGGGCAAGAATTTCCCTCACGTGCTGAAGCCGCTACTCGAGGCGCGGGGCGTGATGTTCAATCCCAAGCGTCCGCTGGTGATCTACGACAGCATGGGCTTTTCACTGGACCGGCTCGATCTGGCCGAGCCTTCGCTGGAGTTGGTCGACTCGAGCCTCGAGGTGGTCGGCAAACGCGGTGACGTCAGGCTCGAGTTTCGTATCATCGACCGAGGCGAGCCGGTCGGCAGTGGCTCGAAGAAGCTGGTCGTCAGCGGCCTGAGCGAATACGACCCCGACGCCATGGAGGCCATTGTCACCGAGTTCTATCGCCTGAAGGAGACTTATGAGAACGCCGGTCGAGCCTAG
- a CDS encoding MFS transporter, translating into MPSLLNDHGSRVTLTYFFAFIAIGMCVGLLGPALPHLADMTGSGMAQIAILFTARALGTMLGSVLSGVLIDRFDGHRVLAAMLLLLTIGLAAVPFSQALAVLTAVMFLLGLAEVSVNAGANTLLLWTHGTASPPWISALHFCFGLGNMLVPLVLVAVLRLQFSFAWAFWLVALYVAALMIPLLRLASPRPPDITVGERAAPPPQDGWRLAIFLLMFGLYVGMEVTFAGWITAYGVLSGHAPGDAALLVTWFWLTLSAGRLLAIPLARLLSPWKVLRGCLGLGLFSALALHFLWLPLPLVALLFGLAASAIFPTLFGLSNQLMPISGRTTGWIFLACGLGGMALPSLTGPLLERAGITAFPLLLAALVGLLMLGLVVLRARVRHSTGR; encoded by the coding sequence ATGCCGTCGCTGTTGAACGATCACGGTAGCCGGGTCACCCTGACTTATTTCTTCGCCTTCATCGCCATTGGCATGTGTGTCGGGCTGCTCGGCCCGGCGCTGCCGCACCTCGCCGACATGACGGGGTCGGGCATGGCTCAGATCGCCATCCTGTTCACCGCTCGTGCCCTTGGCACCATGTTGGGCTCCGTGCTGTCCGGCGTGCTGATCGATCGCTTCGACGGACACCGGGTACTGGCCGCGATGCTGCTGCTGCTGACCATCGGGCTTGCGGCGGTACCTTTCAGCCAAGCGCTGGCAGTACTCACCGCCGTGATGTTCCTGCTCGGCCTGGCCGAGGTATCGGTCAATGCCGGTGCCAACACCCTGCTGCTGTGGACCCACGGCACCGCCTCGCCGCCCTGGATCAGCGCGCTGCATTTCTGCTTCGGGCTGGGCAACATGCTGGTACCGCTGGTTCTGGTCGCGGTGCTGCGCCTGCAGTTCTCCTTTGCCTGGGCGTTCTGGCTCGTTGCCCTGTATGTTGCGGCTCTGATGATCCCGCTCTTGCGCCTGGCTAGCCCTCGCCCGCCCGATATTACCGTGGGCGAACGCGCCGCCCCACCACCCCAGGATGGCTGGCGACTAGCGATCTTCCTGCTGATGTTCGGCCTCTATGTCGGTATGGAGGTCACTTTCGCCGGCTGGATCACCGCCTATGGCGTCCTCAGTGGTCACGCGCCGGGGGATGCGGCCCTGCTGGTGACCTGGTTCTGGCTGACGCTGTCGGCTGGACGTCTGCTGGCCATCCCGCTGGCTCGCCTGCTGTCGCCCTGGAAGGTACTGCGTGGCTGCCTTGGGCTGGGCCTGTTCAGTGCCCTGGCGCTGCACTTCCTGTGGCTACCGTTACCGCTGGTGGCCTTGCTCTTCGGCCTCGCGGCATCAGCCATCTTTCCCACTCTGTTCGGCTTGAGCAATCAGCTGATGCCCATCAGCGGACGTACCACCGGCTGGATTTTCCTGGCCTGCGGGCTCGGTGGCATGGCGCTCCCCTCCCTGACCGGCCCACTGCTGGAACGCGCCGGCATCACCGCCTTTCCCCTGCTGCTGGCCGCCCTGGTCGGTCTATTGATGCTGGGGCTGGTTGTCCTCCGCGCCAGGGTGAGGCACAGCACCGGCCGTTGA